From the genome of Opitutaceae bacterium, one region includes:
- a CDS encoding FAD-dependent oxidoreductase: MKYEVVIAGGGFAAAYCARVLGKLLGREEGRLRIAMISERNVFTFQPMLAEVVGSSLVAHDVVNPLRHFCRRVTVLQGRIHAIDWSRRELTLDGGRFTRNQPVQFEHLVLALGAVTDLSKVPGLKEYGWPMRTVADALRLRSAIINRLEEANLIEDPVVRERLLTFVVVGGGYTGVETAGQINALVTECSHLYFNLRSSHPRVILVHSQSHLLAEIGPELGAYARRVLERNKVEVRLNTRVIEVTATKAILDNGSTIDAATLVSTVGSAPNPLILDICRQIGATATKGRIDTEPTMRVPGQTHLWAAGDCAAVPWNDRGTIKVSPPTSQFALRHGQQLGGNLARALKNQHLKPFAYRYLGQLATIGSREAVAEILGFHFRGFIAWWMWRTIYLEKLPGLARKLRVIVDWTMELVFSRDISLVVPPSDDVLRAIHLEKDEALVSKGDPLRAFYFVRRGSIEITTSDGAVHVLGAGSIIDQNFLGDLDRWPIDATATESADVIVFRGQALDLFRRELRLAPRLSEKK, encoded by the coding sequence ATGAAATACGAAGTGGTCATCGCCGGTGGAGGCTTCGCCGCCGCCTATTGCGCACGTGTACTGGGAAAGTTGCTGGGACGGGAGGAGGGCCGCCTCCGCATCGCCATGATCTCGGAACGAAACGTCTTCACGTTTCAGCCGATGCTGGCCGAGGTGGTCGGCTCCTCACTGGTGGCCCACGACGTCGTCAACCCGCTCCGGCACTTCTGCCGGCGCGTGACCGTGCTGCAGGGAAGGATCCATGCGATCGACTGGTCCCGCCGGGAACTGACCCTGGACGGCGGCAGATTCACGCGAAACCAACCCGTTCAATTCGAGCACTTGGTCCTGGCTCTGGGTGCCGTGACCGATCTGTCAAAAGTGCCCGGTCTCAAGGAGTATGGCTGGCCCATGCGCACAGTGGCGGATGCCCTGCGACTTAGGTCGGCGATCATCAACCGTTTGGAGGAGGCCAATCTCATTGAGGATCCCGTTGTGCGCGAGCGCCTGCTCACATTCGTCGTGGTGGGCGGCGGTTACACCGGTGTTGAAACGGCCGGACAGATCAACGCGCTCGTCACCGAATGTTCCCACCTGTATTTCAACCTGAGATCCTCTCACCCGCGGGTTATCCTGGTTCACAGCCAGAGTCACCTTCTGGCGGAGATCGGGCCGGAACTTGGAGCCTATGCCCGAAGGGTCCTCGAACGAAACAAGGTGGAGGTGCGGCTGAACACGCGCGTGATTGAGGTCACCGCCACCAAGGCGATTCTCGACAATGGCTCGACCATAGATGCAGCCACGCTCGTGTCGACGGTCGGGAGCGCACCCAACCCGCTGATCCTGGACATTTGCAGGCAGATTGGCGCGACCGCGACAAAGGGTCGTATCGACACGGAACCCACCATGCGCGTGCCCGGGCAGACTCATCTGTGGGCTGCGGGCGACTGCGCCGCCGTGCCGTGGAATGACCGGGGCACGATCAAGGTGTCGCCCCCCACTTCGCAATTCGCGCTCCGTCATGGGCAGCAACTGGGTGGGAATCTGGCGCGTGCGCTAAAAAATCAGCACCTCAAGCCCTTCGCCTACAGGTATCTTGGACAACTGGCGACGATTGGCTCGCGCGAGGCGGTTGCGGAAATCCTGGGTTTTCATTTTCGCGGCTTCATCGCGTGGTGGATGTGGCGGACCATCTACCTCGAAAAGCTGCCGGGGCTTGCACGCAAGCTGCGCGTGATCGTCGACTGGACGATGGAACTGGTTTTCAGCCGGGACATCAGCCTTGTCGTACCGCCGAGCGACGACGTGCTGCGAGCCATTCACCTTGAAAAAGATGAAGCCCTCGTGAGCAAAGGCGACCCGCTCCGCGCCTTCTACTTTGTGCGCCGGGGAAGCATCGAGATCACCACCTCCGACGGTGCGGTGCATGTCCTTGGTGCCGGTTCGATCATCGATCAAAACTTCCTCGGCGATCTGGACCGCTGGCCCATCGATGCGACGGCCACCGAAAGCGCCGACGTCATTGTATTCCGCGGCCAGGCTTTGGACCTTTTCAGAAGGGAGCTCCGGCTCGCGCCCAGGCTTTCAGAAAAAAAGTGA
- a CDS encoding DUF2959 domain-containing protein, translating into MPRSSRRPPPFTPFAAAFAVASGLLLFAGCQAAYFGALEKMGIPKREVLVDRVASARSSQEAAKEQFASALEKLLAITKVEPGEIKERYDLLNAELKRNEARAADVRHRLNGVRDVAEALFDEWNDELKQYSSAELRNRSAAQLEKTQRNYRDLMIVMERAAARMEPVLNAFRDQVLFLKHNLNAQAVRSLDTTSQTLQEDIGKLIADMENSIREADEFIQTLKPAG; encoded by the coding sequence ATGCCCAGATCATCCCGCCGACCCCCTCCGTTCACTCCCTTTGCCGCCGCTTTCGCCGTGGCCTCCGGACTGCTCCTGTTCGCGGGATGCCAGGCCGCCTATTTCGGCGCGCTCGAGAAAATGGGCATTCCGAAGCGGGAGGTTCTGGTCGATCGCGTCGCCAGCGCGCGCTCCTCCCAGGAGGCGGCGAAGGAGCAGTTCGCGAGCGCACTCGAAAAGCTTCTGGCGATCACGAAGGTCGAACCCGGCGAGATCAAGGAGCGGTACGACCTGCTCAACGCGGAGCTCAAGCGCAATGAGGCGCGCGCCGCCGACGTGCGCCACCGGCTGAACGGCGTGAGGGATGTCGCCGAGGCCCTGTTCGACGAGTGGAATGACGAACTCAAGCAGTACTCCAGCGCGGAACTCAGGAACCGCAGTGCCGCGCAGTTGGAGAAGACTCAGCGCAACTACCGGGATCTCATGATCGTGATGGAGCGTGCTGCCGCCCGCATGGAGCCCGTCCTGAACGCATTTCGCGACCAGGTGCTTTTTCTCAAGCACAACCTGAACGCCCAGGCCGTGCGCTCGCTCGACACGACGTCGCAGACGCTCCAGGAGGATATTGGAAAGCTGATTGCCGACATGGAGAATTCGATTCGAGAGGCCGACGAATTCATCCAGACGCTGAAGCCGGCCGGCTGA
- a CDS encoding PAS domain S-box protein → MSSPISPLPSDLLSTWLPRVMDVHGIVAVTDAEGVILYANEAFTEISGYSNQELVGKTHSLIKSGAHSAKFYKDLWTQIRSGKPWHGTFCNRTKDGRFYWVESTIHPVPGPDGAPRFFLAILTDVTALKAAEAAATDLSGKLDVQKGELKESRDELSLFFKHAPIGISWREMDAQGRPGLNHVNRRFLELCGLSEEDALDIDNIQRVTHPDDWKRQEDLTSQIYTGLRDRFSMEKRYIHRDGRVMWSNLTVVVLRNAEGAVTHHFAMLEDITARRAAEEELRRSELRWRTYLSIASEILYALTPEFTYKFVSPAWTSKLGHPADSVIGRSFFEFVHPDDARLCRIFIEGILAGRPNSGSVEYRMQHQDGRWIWHASSGSAYSDRDGRTAFFGVGRDISLRRSAQDDLRAALARREEMERIVDRSPSVVVLWRAEQGNWPVEFVSQSIRQFGFTPEDLVTQRIRFIDLTHPDDRERVSEEVATHEAANHGEYNQEYRIVCRDGSVRWVDDHTVVRHDAFGNVTHHEGLITDITARKLAEEAERANRERDLRVAHEVQQHLLPQEFPEIAEVDVAAHCELSLTIGGDYYDVIPVAPRKWGFTIADVSGKGTAAALMMASCRATLRLFAPGEPDPAIVLKKVNASVQPDMPAGMYISLFYGVLDLDAGMLRYCRAGHEPPLIVRSGGDPIELLEAGGLALGLCPAAIFDETLDTAEVALRPGDLLALYTDGVNEACNANGQEFGRERLSATLARDAGRPLAEMIAKLNRYLRQFTTLSTRTDDRTLLLARMR, encoded by the coding sequence ATGTCCTCCCCCATTTCGCCACTTCCCTCCGATCTTCTCTCCACGTGGCTGCCCCGGGTCATGGATGTTCACGGAATCGTGGCGGTTACCGATGCAGAGGGCGTGATTCTCTACGCCAACGAGGCGTTCACGGAAATCTCCGGCTACTCCAATCAGGAACTTGTAGGAAAAACCCATTCGCTGATCAAGTCCGGGGCGCATTCCGCGAAATTTTACAAGGACCTGTGGACCCAGATCCGATCCGGCAAACCCTGGCACGGGACCTTCTGCAACCGCACCAAGGACGGCCGTTTCTACTGGGTCGAAAGCACCATCCATCCTGTTCCAGGCCCCGATGGCGCACCCAGGTTCTTTCTCGCAATCCTCACGGACGTCACGGCGCTGAAAGCGGCTGAGGCGGCCGCAACCGATCTCTCTGGAAAGCTGGACGTGCAGAAGGGCGAACTGAAGGAATCCCGCGACGAACTCAGCCTGTTCTTCAAGCATGCACCGATCGGAATCAGCTGGCGTGAAATGGATGCGCAGGGCCGTCCCGGACTGAATCATGTCAACCGCAGGTTTCTCGAACTCTGCGGCCTGAGTGAGGAGGATGCGCTCGACATCGACAATATCCAGCGCGTCACCCACCCCGATGATTGGAAGCGCCAGGAGGATCTCACGTCGCAGATCTACACCGGGCTGCGCGACCGCTTCAGCATGGAGAAGCGGTACATTCACCGTGACGGACGGGTGATGTGGAGCAACCTGACCGTCGTCGTGCTGCGAAACGCCGAGGGCGCCGTGACCCATCACTTCGCCATGCTGGAGGACATCACCGCCCGCCGCGCCGCCGAGGAGGAGCTGCGGCGCAGCGAGCTGCGCTGGCGCACCTACCTGAGCATCGCAAGCGAGATCCTCTATGCACTGACGCCCGAATTCACCTACAAGTTCGTGTCACCCGCATGGACATCAAAACTGGGGCACCCTGCGGACAGCGTCATCGGGCGTTCGTTCTTCGAATTCGTCCATCCCGACGATGCACGCCTCTGCCGTATCTTCATCGAAGGCATCCTTGCGGGACGGCCCAACAGCGGCTCGGTCGAATATCGCATGCAGCACCAGGATGGTCGCTGGATCTGGCATGCATCGTCCGGTTCGGCCTACAGCGATCGCGATGGCAGAACCGCGTTCTTCGGTGTCGGGCGCGACATCAGCCTTCGCCGCTCGGCACAGGACGATCTCAGGGCCGCGCTGGCCCGTCGTGAGGAAATGGAGCGCATTGTCGACCGCTCGCCGTCCGTCGTTGTGCTCTGGCGCGCGGAACAAGGCAACTGGCCCGTCGAGTTTGTTTCCCAAAGCATCCGTCAGTTCGGCTTCACGCCCGAGGACCTTGTCACACAGCGCATCCGCTTCATCGATCTCACGCACCCGGATGACCGGGAGCGCGTCTCCGAGGAGGTTGCGACCCACGAAGCGGCCAACCATGGCGAGTACAACCAGGAGTACCGCATTGTCTGCAGGGACGGATCCGTGCGCTGGGTGGACGACCACACCGTGGTCCGTCACGATGCCTTTGGAAATGTCACCCATCACGAGGGGCTGATCACCGACATCACGGCCCGCAAGCTCGCGGAGGAGGCCGAGCGGGCCAACCGTGAGCGGGACCTTCGCGTGGCGCATGAAGTCCAGCAGCACCTGCTCCCCCAGGAGTTTCCCGAGATCGCCGAGGTCGATGTCGCCGCCCACTGCGAGTTGTCGCTCACGATCGGAGGCGACTACTACGATGTCATCCCGGTGGCGCCTCGAAAGTGGGGGTTCACGATCGCGGATGTTTCGGGCAAGGGAACAGCGGCCGCATTGATGATGGCGTCCTGCCGCGCGACGCTGCGCCTCTTTGCGCCAGGCGAGCCCGATCCGGCGATTGTTCTCAAGAAGGTCAATGCATCCGTCCAGCCGGACATGCCGGCGGGAATGTACATCAGCCTTTTCTACGGCGTGCTCGATCTGGACGCGGGGATGCTGCGCTACTGCAGGGCCGGACATGAACCTCCCCTAATCGTGCGCTCGGGCGGCGATCCCATCGAGCTCCTTGAAGCCGGCGGCCTCGCGCTGGGCCTGTGCCCGGCCGCGATATTCGACGAAACGCTCGACACGGCGGAGGTCGCGCTGCGACCGGGCGACCTGCTCGCGCTCTACACCGACGGCGTCAACGAGGCGTGCAATGCGAACGGACAGGAGTTTGGGCGGGAGCGCTTGAGTGCGACGCTTGCCCGCGATGCCGGACGACCGCTTGCGGAAATGATCGCAAAATTGAACCGCTATCTCCGCCAGTTCACGACGCTTTCAACCCGCACCGACGACCGCACACTGCTGCTCGCGAGAATGCGCTGA
- the xth gene encoding exodeoxyribonuclease III, translating into MKLISWNVNGIRACIRKGFLDFMAASDADVICLQETKSHPGDVQHVEWPGGYQVTWNSAVKRGYAGTAIFSRVKPKSVTVDMGFADHDAEGRVIAAEFPDFFLVTVYAPNSQRGLTRLDYRVKEWDPAFLAYITRLERKKPVVFCGDLNVAHAEIDLANPKTNRRNAGFTDEERTNFGNLLSRGFVDTFRAFSPDPGHYTWWSQMMNCRARNIGWRVDYFVASEKLRPALKRAWISPEVMGSDHCPVGLELA; encoded by the coding sequence ATGAAGCTGATTTCGTGGAACGTCAATGGCATCCGCGCCTGCATAAGGAAGGGGTTTCTCGATTTCATGGCCGCCAGCGACGCGGACGTGATCTGCCTGCAGGAGACAAAGTCCCACCCCGGTGATGTCCAGCACGTCGAATGGCCCGGCGGCTACCAGGTGACGTGGAACAGCGCCGTGAAGCGCGGCTACGCGGGCACGGCCATCTTCAGCCGGGTGAAGCCGAAGTCGGTCACGGTCGACATGGGTTTTGCCGATCACGATGCTGAAGGGCGCGTCATCGCCGCCGAGTTTCCGGATTTTTTTCTCGTGACGGTTTACGCGCCAAATTCACAGAGAGGCCTCACCCGCCTCGACTACCGCGTGAAGGAGTGGGATCCGGCGTTTCTCGCCTACATCACGCGGCTTGAAAGGAAGAAGCCCGTGGTTTTCTGCGGCGATCTCAATGTGGCCCATGCGGAGATCGATCTGGCGAATCCGAAGACGAACCGGCGCAACGCCGGGTTCACCGACGAGGAGCGCACGAATTTCGGAAATCTGCTGTCGAGGGGATTCGTCGACACCTTTCGGGCGTTCTCACCGGACCCCGGGCACTACACCTGGTGGAGCCAGATGATGAACTGCCGCGCCCGGAACATCGGGTGGCGTGTCGATTATTTCGTGGCTTCGGAAAAGTTGAGGCCCGCGCTCAAGCGTGCCTGGATAAGCCCCGAAGTGATGGGAAGCGACCACTGTCCGGTCGGTCTGGAACTCGCCTAG
- a CDS encoding alpha/beta hydrolase — protein sequence MKPPPLLVTLASLALAADPAIGIPADNTVVPLWPEGVPHVGINLRDKPAQAGAAEPDAGPSVTFLRPAVDRSNGTAMIVIPGGGYSTVVTDREGTQYARWLGSLGITTFVLKYRIKDYGHPAPLQDVARAIRLVRSRAADFGVRADRIGVIGSSAGGHLAACAGTLFDHADARTGAAIDSVSARPDFMILMYPVITFVSPAAHAGSRVSLLGKAPARSLLDLLSVEKQVTANTPPTILFHSQDDAVVPVENSILFHQALTRAKVPADMHLFERGGHGFGMKRGLGTASDWPSLAEAWLREHSLLDTP from the coding sequence ATGAAACCCCCTCCTCTGCTCGTGACCCTCGCATCCCTCGCGCTCGCCGCCGATCCCGCAATCGGCATCCCCGCCGACAACACGGTTGTCCCGCTCTGGCCGGAGGGCGTGCCTCACGTCGGAATCAACCTCAGGGACAAGCCTGCTCAAGCTGGTGCGGCCGAGCCGGACGCCGGCCCTTCGGTCACCTTCCTCAGGCCCGCGGTGGATAGAAGCAATGGCACCGCCATGATCGTCATTCCGGGCGGCGGCTATTCCACCGTGGTCACCGATCGTGAGGGCACCCAGTACGCGCGCTGGCTGGGCTCGCTGGGGATCACGACCTTCGTCCTCAAGTATCGCATCAAGGACTACGGCCATCCGGCTCCCCTGCAGGATGTCGCCCGCGCAATTCGCCTGGTTCGATCACGGGCCGCTGATTTTGGTGTTCGCGCCGACCGCATCGGTGTCATCGGAAGCTCGGCGGGCGGTCACCTCGCCGCCTGCGCCGGCACGCTTTTTGACCATGCCGACGCACGAACCGGCGCGGCAATCGACTCCGTGAGCGCGCGACCCGACTTCATGATTCTGATGTACCCGGTCATCACATTCGTGAGCCCCGCCGCGCACGCCGGATCCCGTGTGTCCCTTCTCGGCAAGGCCCCCGCGCGCTCGCTCCTGGATCTGCTTTCCGTTGAGAAACAGGTGACCGCGAACACGCCGCCAACGATCCTTTTCCACTCCCAGGACGACGCCGTCGTGCCGGTCGAAAACAGCATCCTGTTCCATCAGGCGCTGACCCGCGCCAAGGTGCCGGCGGACATGCATCTCTTCGAGCGCGGCGGCCACGGCTTCGGCATGAAGCGCGGCCTGGGCACCGCCTCCGACTGGCCCTCCCTCGCCGAAGCCTGGCTCCGCGAGCACAGCCTGCTGGACACTCCCTGA
- a CDS encoding serine hydroxymethyltransferase translates to MLNTQPLATVDPEIQAAISAEFSRQQSHLELIASENYTYPAVMEAQGSVLTNKYAEGYPGKRWYGGCEHVDKVESLAIERAKRLFGAEHANVQPHSGAQANFAVYTSVLAPGDKVLGMNLSHGGHLTHGNPANFSGKLYQFFQYGVREDNGLIDYDELAAVAAREKPRMITVGASAYSRTIDFARMGEIARDAGALLFADIAHIAGLIAGGVHPSPVAYADFVTTTTHKTLRGPRGGLILCKAAHAKAIDSAVFPGAQGGPLMHVIAAKAVCFHECLKPDFARYARQIVSNAKALAGAMISRGYKVVSGGTDNHLFLVDLRHNLPDLTAKKAQETLDLAHITLNKNTVPFETRSPFQGSGIRIGTPALTTRGFVEADMPLVAEAIDIVLKAAGTPGEAAALDDARRRVDALVKHHPLPYVR, encoded by the coding sequence ATGCTCAACACCCAGCCTCTTGCCACGGTTGATCCTGAAATCCAGGCCGCCATCTCGGCCGAATTCTCGCGCCAGCAAAGCCATCTGGAGCTCATCGCCTCGGAAAACTACACCTACCCCGCGGTGATGGAGGCCCAGGGCAGCGTCCTGACGAACAAGTACGCGGAAGGCTATCCCGGCAAACGCTGGTACGGCGGCTGCGAGCATGTCGACAAGGTGGAGTCTCTCGCAATCGAGCGCGCAAAACGTCTCTTCGGCGCCGAGCACGCCAACGTGCAGCCGCATTCCGGCGCGCAGGCCAACTTCGCCGTCTACACCTCCGTGCTCGCGCCGGGCGACAAGGTGCTCGGCATGAATCTCTCGCACGGCGGACACCTGACGCACGGCAATCCGGCCAATTTCTCCGGAAAACTGTATCAGTTCTTTCAATACGGGGTCCGCGAGGACAACGGACTGATCGACTACGACGAGCTCGCCGCGGTCGCCGCGCGCGAGAAGCCGCGGATGATCACCGTGGGCGCCAGCGCCTATTCGCGCACGATCGACTTCGCCCGCATGGGGGAGATCGCCCGCGACGCCGGCGCGCTGCTCTTCGCCGACATCGCCCACATCGCCGGCCTGATCGCAGGCGGGGTGCACCCGTCGCCCGTCGCCTACGCCGACTTCGTCACGACGACAACCCACAAGACGCTGCGCGGCCCGCGCGGGGGTCTCATCCTCTGCAAGGCCGCCCACGCGAAGGCCATCGACTCCGCCGTGTTTCCCGGCGCCCAGGGCGGGCCGCTCATGCATGTCATCGCCGCCAAGGCCGTTTGTTTCCATGAGTGCCTGAAGCCGGACTTCGCCCGCTACGCCCGGCAGATCGTGAGCAACGCAAAGGCGCTCGCCGGAGCCATGATCTCCAGGGGCTACAAGGTCGTTTCCGGAGGAACCGACAACCACCTCTTTCTCGTCGACCTGCGTCACAATCTCCCGGACCTCACCGCAAAGAAGGCCCAGGAGACGCTCGACCTCGCGCACATCACGCTCAACAAGAACACCGTTCCGTTCGAAACCCGCTCTCCCTTCCAGGGCTCCGGCATACGCATCGGCACGCCCGCCCTGACCACGCGCGGCTTTGTCGAGGCCGACATGCCTCTCGTCGCCGAAGCGATCGACATCGTGCTCAAGGCCGCCGGAACTCCCGGCGAAGCCGCCGCCCTCGACGACGCGCGCAGGAGGGTCGACGCACTCGTCAAACACCACCCGCTTCCCTACGTCCGGTAA
- a CDS encoding low molecular weight protein arginine phosphatase, with amino-acid sequence MNSPGYVILVCTANICRSPMAAGLLSHALAAQPEPLRSIKVISAGVSCRQGEPVSPHSVTAMKKVGIDVSGHESQPLTQELVSNALAIFGMTETHRNVVLLQFFPNPDTVFLFRDFLPEGAHREIADPFGGPLSEYETSRDEMVEAIPSVVEFLRGRVARLS; translated from the coding sequence ATGAATTCTCCCGGCTATGTCATCCTGGTTTGCACGGCCAACATCTGCCGCAGTCCCATGGCGGCCGGCCTGCTTTCGCACGCCCTGGCCGCACAACCGGAACCCCTGCGATCCATCAAGGTGATCTCCGCCGGAGTGAGCTGCCGGCAGGGTGAGCCGGTTTCCCCGCATTCCGTCACGGCCATGAAGAAGGTGGGCATTGATGTTTCCGGACACGAGAGCCAGCCGCTGACCCAGGAGCTTGTGTCGAATGCGCTGGCGATTTTCGGCATGACCGAAACTCACCGCAATGTGGTCCTTCTCCAGTTCTTTCCGAATCCCGACACCGTCTTCCTCTTCCGGGATTTCCTCCCGGAGGGTGCGCATCGTGAAATCGCGGATCCCTTCGGCGGTCCGCTGTCGGAGTACGAGACCAGCCGCGATGAAATGGTCGAGGCCATCCCGTCGGTCGTGGAGTTCCTCAGGGGCCGGGTCGCACGCCTTTCCTAG
- the purD gene encoding phosphoribosylamine--glycine ligase: MTALPRSVLVVGSGGREHALVRALLASPSSPRVIASPGNAGIASDVTCHPVSADDIDGLVELTRREKVEFVVVGPEVPLALGLVDRLQALGIPAYGPKADGARLEASKIYTKEILQKYRIPTAPAAFFQKAEDAIAYIRARPAPIVVKADGLAAGKGVVVAQSHAEAEAAVHTLLALHSSDGGKILVEDCLTGEETSMLVVVSGRDYLMLPTSQDHKRIGDGDTGPNTGGMGTYSPAEVVTPALWNRIETEIVRPSVHAIAAEGIHFCGTLFIGIMLTPAGPSVLEYNTRFGDPETQVVLPRIKSDVLALLWAASTGCLPEIKLEIRPESAVCVVVAAKGYPNSYAKGDLITLPARPPAGVTFYHAGTSRRADGAVVTAGGRVLGVTALGTSLKAAAHAAYQACETVEFAGRYFRRDIGARQLLRK; encoded by the coding sequence ATGACCGCTCTTCCCCGCTCAGTCCTCGTTGTTGGCTCCGGCGGCCGCGAACACGCGCTGGTGCGCGCGCTGCTCGCATCTCCCTCCTCCCCCAGGGTGATCGCATCCCCCGGCAACGCCGGCATCGCCTCTGACGTCACCTGCCACCCGGTCTCCGCGGATGACATTGACGGCCTGGTCGAACTCACCCGGAGGGAAAAGGTGGAGTTCGTGGTTGTCGGTCCCGAAGTGCCGCTGGCACTGGGCCTCGTCGACCGCCTGCAGGCACTCGGCATCCCCGCCTACGGCCCCAAGGCAGATGGTGCGCGACTCGAGGCTTCCAAGATCTACACCAAGGAAATCCTCCAGAAATACCGCATCCCGACGGCGCCGGCAGCCTTCTTCCAGAAGGCGGAGGACGCAATCGCCTACATTCGCGCAAGGCCGGCTCCCATCGTCGTCAAGGCCGACGGCCTCGCCGCAGGCAAGGGCGTCGTGGTTGCACAGTCCCACGCGGAAGCCGAGGCGGCCGTGCACACGCTGCTCGCGCTGCATTCGTCGGACGGCGGAAAAATCCTCGTGGAGGACTGCCTCACCGGAGAGGAAACCTCCATGCTCGTGGTCGTTTCAGGCCGCGACTACTTGATGCTGCCGACGTCCCAGGACCACAAGCGCATCGGCGACGGCGACACGGGACCCAACACCGGCGGCATGGGCACGTATTCCCCCGCCGAGGTTGTCACTCCCGCCCTGTGGAACCGCATCGAAACCGAAATCGTGCGTCCGTCCGTTCACGCCATCGCTGCGGAGGGAATCCATTTCTGCGGCACGCTCTTCATCGGCATCATGCTCACTCCCGCCGGGCCCAGTGTGCTGGAGTACAACACGCGTTTCGGCGATCCCGAAACCCAGGTTGTCCTGCCTAGGATCAAGAGCGACGTGCTCGCGCTGCTCTGGGCCGCATCCACCGGATGCCTTCCCGAAATCAAACTGGAAATCCGCCCAGAATCCGCGGTTTGCGTCGTTGTCGCCGCAAAGGGATATCCGAACTCATATGCGAAGGGCGACCTCATCACCCTGCCCGCACGCCCACCGGCGGGCGTCACCTTCTACCACGCTGGAACCAGCCGCCGCGCTGACGGCGCAGTTGTCACCGCCGGGGGACGCGTGCTGGGAGTGACCGCGCTCGGAACATCACTGAAGGCGGCCGCCCACGCTGCCTACCAGGCCTGCGAGACAGTGGAATTTGCCGGCAGGTATTTCCGGCGCGACATCGGCGCCCGCCAGCTTTTGAGAAAATGA